In Paenibacillus sp. J23TS9, a single genomic region encodes these proteins:
- a CDS encoding DUF4179 domain-containing protein has translation MKAIDHEDLLLLKEEPAQELPHTIRMRLDETFLMLDDIQPIKAEERRRKRWVRRSLLITLGAAAAGILLIGSGFVSPVMAQALKQIPFIESVFKQAGDRGLQKASEEGFTTNANQNITHNGVTISLSEVIYDGSRLNLVLNRDKLPVEKTSGSGRDWIRSSTLGLNNIEFYVNGSWVNTGMSLAPGGGKAPNSIIVTALNSPNLHIPDEFELKMLVKLDDVPEPFEFKLPVKKVKDRNVVITPEEMKIFDHIHMKVAKLEITPVTTRLDMEITGEKGQNLRDIANAIPEKYKVTDFIQIDYDLTDDQGVLQKSIGANGTGEEDHFLYSSSYEPFAAIPEFVTVKPYVYVTKTRQKNYIPELEFTVQVK, from the coding sequence GTGAAAGCTATAGACCATGAAGATCTTTTACTGCTGAAAGAAGAACCGGCACAAGAGCTGCCGCACACCATACGCATGCGTTTGGACGAGACATTCTTGATGCTGGATGACATTCAACCGATAAAAGCAGAAGAACGGAGAAGAAAGCGCTGGGTTCGGAGGTCACTTCTGATTACATTGGGGGCAGCAGCAGCAGGGATACTTTTAATCGGATCCGGCTTTGTATCGCCGGTTATGGCGCAGGCTCTGAAGCAAATTCCTTTTATTGAAAGTGTGTTTAAGCAGGCCGGAGACCGGGGATTGCAAAAAGCCAGTGAGGAAGGATTTACGACAAACGCGAATCAAAATATAACCCATAATGGAGTTACCATCAGTTTGTCGGAAGTGATATATGATGGAAGCCGTTTAAACCTGGTGCTGAACCGTGACAAGCTTCCGGTTGAAAAAACATCCGGTTCTGGAAGGGATTGGATTCGGAGTTCGACGCTTGGTCTAAACAACATCGAATTTTATGTTAATGGTTCATGGGTAAATACAGGAATGTCATTAGCGCCCGGAGGGGGTAAGGCACCGAATTCAATCATTGTCACGGCTCTGAATTCTCCTAATCTGCATATTCCGGACGAATTTGAACTGAAGATGCTTGTTAAACTTGATGATGTACCAGAGCCTTTCGAGTTTAAACTTCCGGTAAAGAAAGTAAAGGACAGGAATGTGGTCATTACCCCTGAGGAAATGAAGATATTTGACCATATCCACATGAAAGTTGCCAAGCTGGAAATAACACCGGTAACCACGAGACTGGATATGGAGATAACAGGGGAAAAGGGACAGAACCTTAGAGATATAGCAAATGCGATTCCGGAAAAGTACAAAGTAACGGATTTTATTCAAATTGACTATGATCTAACAGACGATCAGGGCGTGCTGCAGAAGAGTATTGGAGCCAACGGTACTGGAGAGGAGGATCATTTTTTATACTCATCCAGTTATGAGCCCTTTGCCGCCATACCTGAGTTCGTTACGGTTAAACCCTATGTTTATGTAACAAAAACACGGCAGAAAAATTACATCCCTGAGCTTGAGTTTACCGTTCAGGTGAAGTAG
- a CDS encoding sigma-70 family RNA polymerase sigma factor, whose amino-acid sequence MDIDFVEAEVKSAQQGNKDAFIALIKKMEVRMYNIARAIVKKDEDCADAMQETILKAYKSLPTLRNPAYFKTWICRILINECNTLLRKKSKTVSMAEPPDAVFFPKASDEHMDLREAVHRLEEAQRTIVILHYFQDMPIRQIADILELSESTVKTRLYRARMKLTRWLKEPVAREVRL is encoded by the coding sequence TTGGATATAGATTTTGTGGAGGCTGAAGTTAAGAGTGCACAACAAGGGAATAAGGATGCCTTTATAGCATTGATTAAGAAGATGGAAGTTCGAATGTACAACATCGCCAGAGCGATTGTGAAGAAAGATGAGGACTGTGCTGATGCGATGCAGGAAACGATTCTAAAAGCCTATAAGTCACTTCCAACCCTGAGAAATCCTGCCTATTTTAAAACCTGGATATGTCGGATTCTCATTAATGAATGCAACACGCTGCTTCGTAAAAAATCAAAAACCGTATCCATGGCTGAACCGCCTGATGCGGTCTTTTTCCCCAAGGCATCAGATGAACATATGGATCTCCGTGAAGCGGTTCACCGGTTAGAAGAAGCTCAGCGAACGATTGTCATTCTGCATTACTTTCAGGATATGCCCATACGGCAAATTGCCGACATATTGGAGCTGTCCGAAAGTACGGTGAAGACAAGGCTTTACCGTGCCAGGATGAAGCTGACCCGTTGGCTGAAGGAACCTGTAGCAAGGGAGGTAAGGCTGTGA
- a CDS encoding ABC transporter permease, whose protein sequence is MRIRALIRRICEQLLRDKRTLALLFLAPLLVLSLMYYLFNHTGNAADAKIGAVNLNPKIVEMMQQQGMEVISYEKADKDILVNEHLDALIEMQDAKIHLILKNSDPSQSKALQMKISQAAAAISSFSQNQGNAAPNLTVTTDYVYGSADTTYFDTLSPILIGFFVFFFVFLISGIGLLRERTTGTMERLMSTPVRRGEVIIGYLVGYGIFAFIQTVIIVIYATMVLGMNMAGSIWFVLLTNLLLAFVALSLGILLSTFASSEFQMVQFIPIVIIPQIFFAGIFPLDHMAAWVQVIARIMPLYYGADALKDVMYKGQGFGDIALDLGVLVLFAALFIVLNILALKKYRKL, encoded by the coding sequence GAGCGCTCATCCGCAGAATCTGTGAGCAGCTGCTGCGGGACAAAAGAACACTGGCTTTGTTATTCCTTGCCCCTTTGCTAGTGCTCTCATTAATGTACTACTTGTTCAATCACACCGGCAATGCGGCAGATGCAAAAATTGGCGCTGTAAACCTGAATCCCAAAATTGTAGAAATGATGCAGCAGCAGGGAATGGAAGTTATTTCATATGAAAAAGCAGATAAAGATATTTTGGTAAATGAGCATCTCGATGCGTTAATTGAAATGCAAGATGCCAAGATACATCTCATTCTAAAAAATAGTGACCCATCCCAATCGAAAGCTCTTCAAATGAAAATCAGCCAAGCGGCGGCGGCCATCAGCAGTTTCAGTCAGAATCAGGGCAATGCTGCACCAAATCTTACAGTCACAACGGATTATGTATATGGCAGCGCAGACACAACTTATTTCGATACATTAAGTCCCATTTTAATCGGCTTCTTTGTCTTTTTCTTCGTCTTCCTGATCTCAGGCATCGGCCTTCTCAGGGAGCGCACCACCGGAACAATGGAACGACTAATGTCAACACCCGTGCGCAGAGGCGAAGTCATCATTGGCTATTTGGTTGGGTATGGTATTTTTGCATTCATCCAAACGGTTATTATCGTTATATACGCTACGATGGTGCTCGGAATGAATATGGCCGGGTCCATCTGGTTTGTTCTGCTAACCAATCTGCTGCTCGCATTCGTGGCACTTTCCCTCGGAATCCTGCTATCGACGTTTGCCTCGTCCGAGTTTCAGATGGTACAGTTCATCCCGATTGTCATAATTCCGCAAATCTTCTTTGCCGGAATATTCCCGCTCGACCATATGGCCGCCTGGGTGCAAGTCATTGCCAGAATTATGCCTTTATACTATGGTGCCGATGCTCTCAAAGATGTGATGTATAAAGGACAGGGATTTGGTGATATTGCTCTGGATCTTGGGGTGCTAGTGCTGTTCGCTGCACTGTTTATAGTACTGAATATTTTGGCCCTTAAAAAATATCGCAAGCTCTAG